One segment of Manihot esculenta cultivar AM560-2 chromosome 4, M.esculenta_v8, whole genome shotgun sequence DNA contains the following:
- the LOC122723460 gene encoding endoglucanase-like, with amino-acid sequence MVRIKMKATGGPLMWKKLGLPKPIPSDSDDETWDTTPPATTSTDTPPATETATGRTDSPAVQTYHGQKRPRTQSPPPPPRSEPEPETTIATHPAGHEEGDATTDVPSNLPTDAPTSTPSDFTSNVPSAMPSDVPTDAPTDLPRME; translated from the exons ATGGTAAGAATTAAGATGAAGGCCACCGGCGGGCCGCtcatgtggaagaaactagGGCTGCCGAAACCCATCCCCTCCGACAGTGACGATGAAACATGGGACACCACTCCACCGGCCACCACCAGCACCGACACGCCACCGGCTACTGAAACAGCAACAGGACGCACCGACTCACCGGCCGTCCAGACATATCACGgccagaaacggccaagaactcAATCGCCACCTCCACCACCGAGATCAGAGCCAGAACCAGAAACCACCATTGCCACACATCCCGCAGGTCATGAGGAAGGCGATGCAACCACTGATGTGCCCAGCAATTTGCCCACTGATGCGCCCACTAGTACGCCCAGTGATTTCACCAGCAATGTGCCAAGCGCTATGCCCAGCGATGTGCCCACTGATGCGCCCACGGACTTGCCAA GGATGGAGTGA
- the LOC110607982 gene encoding LOW QUALITY PROTEIN: zinc finger MYM-type protein 1 (The sequence of the model RefSeq protein was modified relative to this genomic sequence to represent the inferred CDS: inserted 1 base in 1 codon; substituted 2 bases at 2 genomic stop codons) → MSTNASSSLSVNQPVQSTSPKQFDEFGSLLEYSIAKDAAYCLYCYLFYLXRSERGHDAFITEGFTNXRKKERLREHVGDHNSDHNRCRLLFQDLMNQAQHIEESILKXSEKSKIEYRYILNASIVCLCYLLMQGLAFRGNDESEESLNQGNFIQLLKNLKLIAPSIQKDIINACAVEITNAIIRDLGDDLFSILVDECQDISVKAQMGVVIRYINKFGCVVKRFLGIVHVNDTSASSLKKAIESLFSTHGLSVSSLRGQGYDGASDMKGNLIGLKSLILRENSSAYYVHCFAHQLQLTLVAIAKKHSSISIFLKTVAHLCNIVGGSCKRRDMLREKQREKVVEGIRIGEIAIRQGLNQEMTIKRPGDTCWSSHYSTLINLIYLFSSLIDVLEYIGENGNDDLERGEAIELLDIMSRFEFIFVLFLMRKFLEITHDLSQALQSKDQNIVNAMQLVKVSKYHLQVVRDDGWKSLLLEVVQFCGKHDIVVLEMDDLYTMRGRSRRRTEKMTNLHFYRIELLYSVIDM, encoded by the exons ATGTCAACAAATGCATCGTCATCATTGTCGGTGAATCAACCTGTTCAATCAACTTCACCTAAGCAA TTTGATGAATTTGGGAGTTTGTTAGAATATAGCATAGCTAAAGATGCTGCATATTGTTTATATTGTTATCTTTTTTATC GGCGTAGTGAAAGGGGTCATGATGCTTTTATTACCGAAGGTTTTACTAATTAGagaaaaaaggaaagattgAGAGAACATGTAGGAGACCATAATAGTGATCATAATAGATGTCGTTTACTTTTTCAAGATTTAATGAACCAAGCTCAACACATTGAAGagtctattttaaaataatcagaAAAGTCAAAGATTGAGTATCGTTATATATTAAATGCGTCGATTGTTTGTCTCTGTTATCTCTTGATGCAAGGTTTGGCTTTTCGAGGGAATGATGAGTCTGAAGAGTCATTAAATCAaggaaattttattcaattgttGAAG AATTTGAAGCTCATAGCTCCTTCCATTCAAAAAGATATCATTAATGCATGTGCAGTTGAAATAACAAATGCTATAATTAGAGATTTGGGGGATgatttattttccattttagTTGATGAATGTCAGGATATATCAGTGAAAGCGCAAATGGGAGTTGTCATtcgttatattaataaatttggaTGTGTTGTTAAAAGATTTTTGGGTATTGTGCATGTTAATGATACTAGTGCATCATCACTTAAAAAGGCTATAGAGTCTTTATTCTCTACCCATGGTTTGAGTGTATCAAGTTTGAGAGGCCAAGGATATGATGGAGCTAGTGATATGAAGGGAAATTTAATTGGGCTTAAGAGTTTGATTTTAAGGGAGAATTCTAGTGCTTATTATGTCCATTGTTTTGCTCATCAACTCCAACTCACACTTGTTGCTATTGCTAAAAAACATTCAAGCATaagcatttttttaaaaaccgTTGCACATTTGTGCAATATTGTTGGAGGTTCTTGTAAAAGAAGAGACATGCTTCGGGAAAAGCAAAGAGAGAAAGTAGTTGAAGGGATTAGAATTGGTGAAATAGCAATTAGACAAGGTTTAAATCAAGAGATGACAATAAAGAGACCAGGAGATACTTGTTGGAGTTCTCATTATAgtacattaattaatttgatatatttattttcatctttGATTGATGTTCTTGAGTATATTGGTGAAAATGGTAATGATGATCTAGAAAGGGGTGAAGCAATTGAGTTGCTAGATATTATGAGtcgttttgaatttatttttgtgttgtttCTCATGAGAAAATTTTTGGAAATCACTCATGACTTATCACAAGCTTTGCAAAGTAAGGATCAAAATATTGTTAATGCTATGCAGCTAGTTAAAGTTTCCAAATATCATTTACAAGTTGTAAGAGATGATGGTTGGAAATCTTTACTACTTGAAGTAGTGCAATTTTGTGGTAAACATGATATAGTTGTGTTAGAGATGGATGATTTGTATACAATGAGAGGGAGATCAAGAAGAAGAACTGAAAAGATGACAAATCTTCATTTCTACCGTATTGAGCTATTATACTCTGTCATTGATATGTAA